CTTTTGCATCGATAAAGGGATTATCTAAGCCAGTTTCGGTAAAAGCTAAAGAACCCTTAGCAATAGTAGCGGATATAGAAATTTTAAGTTCTGCACCACGAAGACTTATTAATGCAGGTATAGGAGATACGATAGGAAAGATAATAGCAGTAAGGGACTGGAGATTAGCATCGAAGTTAAGAGGTGAGTATTATGGTGACTATACCGCGTCTTTAGCGTTAATGTCAGCAAAACACGCATTCCAATGTACTAAGATAATTAATAAGGACTTAAAGTATGGTACAAGAATGTTGATAGAAGCCTTAATTAGCAGTGGCGTCGCCATGGGAATGGCTGGAAGTACAAGACCGGCTAGTGGATCAGAACATCTTTTTGCACATGCAGTTGAATTACTACATCCTGAAGGGATCCTGCATGGCGAATTAGTTGGATTAGGAACAATCATGATGGCTTATTTGCATGGAGTCAACTGGAGGAAAATAAGAAGGAGACTCAAAAAAATAGGATTTCCAGTTAGAGCTAAAGATTTGGGTCTGTCAGATGAAATAATAATCAAGGCTTTAACCATAGCCCATACAATTAGACCAGAAAGATATACTATTTTAGGAGATAGAGGTTTGACTTGGAACTCTGCTGAAAAAATAGCTAAAGTGACAAAAATTATAGATTAAATTTTACGATGATGAAAAAGTAGTTTTAGAATATTGTTGAACGAACTCTACAGTATATTCTGGTAAAACATAATTAATTATTTCATAGGCTAATGAATATATACCAATCTGTAAGTCTTCTAATAAGTAAAGCTCCTTTGGTACAGTTATCCTTACATTCTTCTTACTATCATCAAGTTCTACATTAAAACTATTGGAATACTTTGAGGAAAATCTACGCTCAATTAATGCAAAAATCTTATCTCTAGCATTTTCAAGAACTTTGACGACCTTAACAGTATATACTAAAGTTCTGCCTGCTAATGGATGATTTAAATCTAAAACTACTCTACCTCCACTCACACTCCTTATAACCGCTAGATTCCCATCAGCTAATCGCAAAACCTTATTCGGAGTTGCCGTTATTCCTTGTCTTCTTAACTCACCTAAAGGAACAATTCTTATCTTGTTGTTATCTCTTTCACCATATGCTTTCTCTGGTGGAATTTCAATAGTCTTTTCTTCATTTAAATTAAAATTATACAATGCCTCTTCTAGTCCTTTTATTAGTCTATTTTCACCTAGAATTACAAGCCTAGGACCATAAGATCTTGTCTCATCGTATATGTTAGCCTTCTTAGCTTCTTCCTCATTAGTAGTATCAACTATCTCACCAGTATCTTTAACCCTTGCCGTATATTCGATGTAAATAAAATCGTTATTTTTAAACATTATCTTAGCCCTAAAAATAGTTTAGGAATTAGTTTTTAAAACTACTGAAAAAGAGACTACTCCTCTTAGCGAGTGCAGTTAAATAAGTGAGTTTTTAATACCTTTAATATTCCTATTTTTATACATTACTCCTTCTTCTGTTCCATATTTTAGTAACCTCTCCCTTTATTCATTTTATAAGAGACCTCACATTTAAAAGCACAATATTCGATATTTTGGACTCTTAGAGATTTCCTTTTTTTCCTATAGGTTTTATCAGCCATTAACGTCAACTAGACTAAGTTATAAAAGAGCAATGAAAGAATTTGGAATAAGCGGAAGTCTTATAGCACTATTAGGAGTTAGATACGTAGCAAGTTTAAGTGTTAGAGGAAAATTGTAATACGAGAGCAGTTTCAGCTACTCTAATTAAAGCTGGGTGAGGCGAAAGATACACGGAATTTCGCTAAGGACGAGAATGAGTATATGTTAGTCCTATGGAAATACTGCTGGACATCCCGTAAATTCAAGAATTTGCTTAGTATTTTTTAATCTAATAAGGAATTTTTGTCGGCTTCTTTCAATCTAACATATTTTAAAGGCAATTTTTAGGGGTTGCCAAAGTCTTATAAAGTAAAATTGGCAATCGCAAATTTAGGGCGTAAACGACGAAAGAAAAAACGAGATATAAATATGGTGACGTGATTATACGTGAAAGAAAAGGCAAGTATTATGTTTACAAGCTAGAGAATGTGAATAGTGAGATAAGAGAGACTTACGTAGGTTCTTTAGATAAGGTAGTTAAATATTATGAAAAATTGAAAGTGGAGGGAGTAGGAGATTCCCCCACCCCCACAGTGCCGCGGCCGGGATTTGAACCCGGGTCACGGGCTCGAGAGACTAGAAAATGTTTCAAATAAAACGGG
The nucleotide sequence above comes from Sulfolobus tengchongensis. Encoded proteins:
- a CDS encoding NAD(P)-dependent glycerol-1-phosphate dehydrogenase, producing the protein MNVKEHIISLPRRVFVGNNILENIPLYFSQLGVRSPYLIVTGGKYTKMITNKILENIPKDVKYEVVEINNATLEEVYKVEEAIKKTNPNILLGIGGGKVIDVTKYASFRNNLEFISIPTAPSHDGITSPFASIKGLSKPVSVKAKEPLAIVADIEILSSAPRRLINAGIGDTIGKIIAVRDWRLASKLRGEYYGDYTASLALMSAKHAFQCTKIINKDLKYGTRMLIEALISSGVAMGMAGSTRPASGSEHLFAHAVELLHPEGILHGELVGLGTIMMAYLHGVNWRKIRRRLKKIGFPVRAKDLGLSDEIIIKALTIAHTIRPERYTILGDRGLTWNSAEKIAKVTKIID
- a CDS encoding peptidylprolyl isomerase; translation: MFKNNDFIYIEYTARVKDTGEIVDTTNEEEAKKANIYDETRSYGPRLVILGENRLIKGLEEALYNFNLNEEKTIEIPPEKAYGERDNNKIRIVPLGELRRQGITATPNKVLRLADGNLAVIRSVSGGRVVLDLNHPLAGRTLVYTVKVVKVLENARDKIFALIERRFSSKYSNSFNVELDDSKKNVRITVPKELYLLEDLQIGIYSLAYEIINYVLPEYTVEFVQQYSKTTFSSS
- a CDS encoding putative integrase, producing MIIRERKGKYYVYKLENVNSEIRETYVGSLDKVVKYYEKLKVEGVGDSPTPTVPRPGFEPGSRARETRKCFK